The following proteins are co-located in the Cyprinus carpio isolate SPL01 chromosome B19, ASM1834038v1, whole genome shotgun sequence genome:
- the anln gene encoding anillin isoform X1, translated as MDPFTEKLLERTRARRENLQRKMAERPTAANRPMAKRTREPLIDTNSVISEPTIEKALPSSKPSPSKRRCSDENTLLSGEENKQPMAPQMTASEPMTDKKPPLVPSSVRPMPVEQRSARCTPEPEVLPTRPPPDTEKMMRPPQSPAKSTDSLMKHAALDGAKEAQKDAPTPGLNMRSRLLRLAEQRHYWDSEGTSETVPENVVLSPLKSHKVDLPPASTTNSEFPVGRKGRLANLAATIGSWEDDLGHPPTRRDNAQAQPGMAFVRPPVSTVTSNSTKPSPAVERPQTAQPAPHKSYDSGQQSTVYSPVKSTRVVPPSPQKTEFPQPKLAQADPSPVSSPLKLYHSTQPSSPLKSLTASPSSPHRGYVSQSPLKNQGPSKLNSGAALNSSPTKPILTPKPSSTAAAERFTKDTTPLQHRGPAGTTVGVKSFLERFGERCQERNQNSPSALGGQGHTPGATPSATPKSRLLQERLGCTQVTSTTAVLTQKQKMEREAELAQIRNRFQKGNMLRSKEDLSEVKNDTENKEIGLSVQSQTSVPVPEVLNSPSKPSEKGKECVFPSPVKEVEFTEKMPMVKEQEEVKEIDEEGEIEMNVDGSVNSEVINELFDGVLDESEEQSDEEDADEDPLNISSMSLLAPLAETVAAVVKSPERKPMTSTPASSFIEKNSTPESVSRPSKFQRTRMLQAGSSDGIDVADEQQNQNLLYSIDAYRSTRIKTESEKPHVKQVIVRKEDVSQRMETSGSSSHINIKQKIKMLTNEMNLQQTVIHQASQALNCCTDEEHGKGSQVEAEAERLLLIATERRAALKAELDRLKAEGPTAQKKSPSSAQVEMGIPASKGSISLLELRLPLKADFICSSANKPECGNHYFFVMIRAGAENTVATPLASTRTGLSGDALTFSTRFTLSDVSNDFEIDIEVYCFVQKRELNPDKKKKLKSKSSSQRVQILLRHFHDMDGCLLAITPKRFLAISKSNLQTPVVASPGGPNAVRTSSFVLVGSHKLTLASIGKNKFPLEKIRYEGVERELLSDMFHKKVPFLCPLEGHVYLKMQCEVGSRIEERGFLTMFEDVSGFGAWHRRWCVLSGYCISFWTYPDDEKRKNPIGRINLANCTSRKVEPANREFCARPNTFELITVRPQREDDRETLVSQCKDTLCVTKNWLSADTKDERNLWMQKLNQILIDLRTWQPDSCYKPM; from the exons GAGCCTATGACGGACAAGAAGCCACCCCTGGTTCCAAGCAGTGTTCGTCCCATGCCTGTGGAGCAAAGGTCTGCTCGTTGTACTCCAGAACCAGAAGTGCTGCCCACTCGACCTCCTCCAGACACTGAAAAGATGATGCGCCCTCCTCAATCTCCAGCAAAAAGCACAGATAGTTTAATGAAGCACGCTGCTTTAGATGGAGCCAAAGAGGCACAGAAAGATGCACCAACCCCAGGCCTCAACATGAGATCTCGACTACTAAGACTGGCTGAGCAAAGGCATTACTGGGACTCTGAGG GGACCTCAGAAACAGTCCCAGAGAACGTAGTTTTGTCTCCTCTGAAGTCGCACAAAGTGGATCTCCCTCCTGCTTCAACAACAAACTCTGAGTTCCCCGTTGGAAGAAAGGGTAGACTGGCAAACCTTGCTGCCACAATCGGTTCCTGGGAAGATGACCTTGGACACCCGCCCACTCGCCGGGACAATGCACAAGCACAGCCTGGCATGGCCTTTGTGCGCCCTCCTGTCAGTACAGTGACGAGTAACAGTACCAAGCCAAGTCCTGCTGTGGAACGACCTCAGACTGCCCAACCAGCTCCACACAAGTCTTATGACAGCGGTCAGCAG TCAACAGTTTACTCTCCAGTCAAGTCAACCAGAGTGGTTCCACCTAGTCCCCAGAAGACAGAGTTTCCTCAGCCCAAACTGGCTCAAGCAGATCCCTCTCCTGTTTCCAGCCCACTAAAGCTGTATCACTCCACTCAGCCCTCCAGTCCACTTAAATCTTTGACAGCATCTCCCTCCAGTCCCCACAGAGGTTACGTCTCTCAAAGCCCCCTGAAGAACCAGGGCCCATCTAAATTGAATTCTGGTGCAGCTCTTAATTCAAGCCCTACAAAACCAATTTTGACACCTAAACCCTCTTCTACTGCTGCTGCTGAGAGGTTTACCAAGGACACGACACCCTTACAGCACAGAGGCCCAGCTGGAACTACTG TAGGTGTCAAATCATTTTTGGAGCGTTTTGGAGAAAGGTGCCAGGAGCGCAACCAGAATTCTCCCTCCGCATTAGGAGGTCAAGGACACACACCTGGGGCTACTCCCTCTGCCACCCCCAAGTCCAGGCTGCTCCAGGAGAGGCTGGGGTGCACCCAGGTCACCTCCACTACAGCTGTCCTCACTCAGAAGCAGAAAATG gaGCGAGAGGCAGAACTGGCTCAAATTCGTAATCGATTTCAAAAAGGCAACATGTTGAGGAGCAAAGAGGATCTCAGTGAGGTCAAGAATGACACTGAAAACAAG GAAATTGGACTGTCTGTACAGAGTCAGACTTCTGTGCCAGTGCCTGAAGTACTCAACAGTCCTTCTAAACCTAGTGAAAAag gtaaggAATGTGTTTTTCCAAGCCCTGTAAAGGAAGTGGAATTTACAGAAAAGATGCCTATGGTGAAAGAGCAAGAGGAAGTGAAAg AAATAGATGAAGAGGGTGAGATTGAGATGAACGTGGATGGCTCGGTTAACTCTGAGGTGATAAATGAGCTGTTTGATGGAGTCCTGGATGAAAGCGAGGAGCAAAGTGATGAGGAGGATGCAGATGAAGATCCTCTGAATATCTCCTCCATGTCTCTCCTTGCTCCACTCGCAGAGACTGTTGCAGCTGTGGTCAAGAGCCCAGAAAGGAAGCCTATG ACATCGACTCCTGCCAGCTCATTTATTGAGAAGAATTCCACCCCTGAGAGTGTATCTAGACCCAGTAAGTTCCAAAGGACACGCATGTTACAAGCTGGATCATCTGATGGCATCGATGTCGCAGATGAGCAGCAAAACCAGAACCTTCTCTACAG CATTGATGCCTACAGATCCACAAGGATTAAGACTGAGTCAGAGAAACCTCATGTTAAACAGGTGATAGTGAGGAAAGAGGATGTGTCTCAGAGAATGGAGACCAGTGGGAGCTCCAGTCACATCAACATCAAGCAGAAAATTAAG ATGCTGACCAATGAGATGAACCTGCAGCAGACAGTGATCCATCAGGCTAGTCAGGCTCTCAACTGCTGCACAGATGAAGAACATGGAAAAGGATCTCAAGTGGAGGCTGAGGCTGAGAGACTGCTGCTAATTGCCA CTGAAAGGAGGGCCGCTCTGAAGGCTGAATTGGACCGGCTAAAAGCAGAGGGTCCAACAGCCCAAAAGAAAAGCCCAAGCAGTGCCCAGGTGGAAATGGGTATACCTGCTTCTAAAGGGTCCATCTCACTGCTGGAGCTGCGACTCCCTCTGAAGGCTGACTTTATCTGTTCTTCTGCCAACAAGCCTG AATGTGGAAACCATTACTTCTTTGTGATGATCCGTGCTGGAGCTGAAAACACAGTGGCGACTCCTCTGGCAAGCACACGCACTGGTCTAAGTGGCGATGCTTTGACCTTCTCCACCAGATTCACTTT GTCTGATGTCTCTAATGACTTTGAGATTGATATTGAGGTCTACTGTTTT GTTCAGAAAAGGGAGCTGAACCCTGACAAGAAGAAAAAGCTCAAGTCAAAG AGCAGCAGTCAGCGTGTCCAGATTCTCCTGAGGCATTTCCATGACATGGATGGATGCTTGTTG GCTATCACACCAAAAAGGTTCCTTGCTATCTCT aAGAGCAACCTCCAAACACCTG TTGTGGCTAGCCCTGGTGGTCCAAACGCAGTGCGCACCAGTAGCTTTGTACTTGTCGGATCACACAAGCTAACTCTTGCCTCTATTGGGAAAAACAAATTCCCGTTGGAGAAG ATCAGATATGAAGGGGTTGAAAGAGAGCTGCTCAGTGACATGTTTCACAAAAAG GTACCTTTCCTTTGTCCTTTGGAGGGGCACGTTTATCTGAAAATGCAGTGTGAGGTTGGCTCACGGATAGAGGAAAGAGGCTTCCTG ACTATGTTTGAGGATGTCAGTGGGTTTGGAGCGTGGCACAGGAGGTGGTGTGTCCTTTCAGGATACTGCATCTCTTTTTGGACCTACCCTGATGATGAAAAACGGAAG AATCCAATTGGTCGCATTAACCTTGCCAATTGTACGAGTCGTAAAGTGGAGCCGGCAAACAGAGAGTTCTGTGCCCGGCCCAATACCTTTGAGCTAATCACTGTGAGACCACAAAGGGAGGATGACAGAGAGACCCTGGTCAGCCAGTGCAAGGACACACTGTGTGTTACAAA GAACTGGCTGAGTGCCGACACTAAGGATGAGAGGAATCTGTGGATGCAGAAGCTCAACCAGATCTTGATAGACCTGCGCACATGGCAGCCAGATTCATGTTACAAACCCATGTAA
- the anln gene encoding anillin isoform X6 gives MDPFTEKLLERTRARRENLQRKMAERPTAANRPMAKRTREPLIDTNSVISEPTIEKALPSSKPSPSKRRCSDENTLLSGEENKQPMAPQMTASEPMTDKKPPLVPSSVRPMPVEQRSARCTPEPEVLPTRPPPDTEKMMRPPQSPAKSTDSLMKHAALDGAKEAQKDAPTPGLNMRSRLLRLAEQRHYWDSEGTSETVPENVVLSPLKSHKVDLPPASTTNSEFPVGRKGRLANLAATIGSWEDDLGHPPTRRDNAQAQPGMAFVRPPVSTVTSNSTKPSPAVERPQTAQPAPHKSYDSGQQSTVYSPVKSTRVVPPSPQKTEFPQPKLAQADPSPVSSPLKLYHSTQPSSPLKSLTASPSSPHRGYVSQSPLKNQGPSKLNSGAALNSSPTKPILTPKPSSTAAAERFTKDTTPLQHRGPAGTTVGVKSFLERFGERCQERNQNSPSALGGQGHTPGATPSATPKSRLLQERLGCTQVTSTTAVLTQKQKMEREAELAQIRNRFQKGNMLRSKEDLSEVKNDTENKEIGLSVQSQTSVPVPEVLNSPSKPSEKGKECVFPSPVKEVEFTEKMPMVKEQEEVKEIDEEGEIEMNVDGSVNSEVINELFDGVLDESEEQSDEEDADEDPLNISSMSLLAPLAETVAAVVKSPERKPMTSTPASSFIEKNSTPESVSRPSKFQRTRMLQAGSSDGIDVADEQQNQNLLYSIDAYRSTRIKTESEKPHVKQVIVRKEDVSQRMETSGSSSHINIKQKIKMLTNEMNLQQTVIHQASQALNCCTDEEHGKGSQVEAEAERLLLIATERRAALKAELDRLKAEGPTAQKKSPSSAQVEMGIPASKGSISLLELRLPLKADFICSSANKPECGNHYFFVMIRAGAENTVATPLASTRTGLSGDALTFSTRFTLSDVSNDFEIDIEVYCFVQKRELNPDKKKKLKSKAITPKRFLAISSNLQTPVVASPGGPNAVRTSSFVLVGSHKLTLASIGKNKFPLEKIRYEGVERELLSDMFHKKVPFLCPLEGHVYLKMQCEVGSRIEERGFLTMFEDVSGFGAWHRRWCVLSGYCISFWTYPDDEKRKNPIGRINLANCTSRKVEPANREFCARPNTFELITVRPQREDDRETLVSQCKDTLCVTKNWLSADTKDERNLWMQKLNQILIDLRTWQPDSCYKPM, from the exons GAGCCTATGACGGACAAGAAGCCACCCCTGGTTCCAAGCAGTGTTCGTCCCATGCCTGTGGAGCAAAGGTCTGCTCGTTGTACTCCAGAACCAGAAGTGCTGCCCACTCGACCTCCTCCAGACACTGAAAAGATGATGCGCCCTCCTCAATCTCCAGCAAAAAGCACAGATAGTTTAATGAAGCACGCTGCTTTAGATGGAGCCAAAGAGGCACAGAAAGATGCACCAACCCCAGGCCTCAACATGAGATCTCGACTACTAAGACTGGCTGAGCAAAGGCATTACTGGGACTCTGAGG GGACCTCAGAAACAGTCCCAGAGAACGTAGTTTTGTCTCCTCTGAAGTCGCACAAAGTGGATCTCCCTCCTGCTTCAACAACAAACTCTGAGTTCCCCGTTGGAAGAAAGGGTAGACTGGCAAACCTTGCTGCCACAATCGGTTCCTGGGAAGATGACCTTGGACACCCGCCCACTCGCCGGGACAATGCACAAGCACAGCCTGGCATGGCCTTTGTGCGCCCTCCTGTCAGTACAGTGACGAGTAACAGTACCAAGCCAAGTCCTGCTGTGGAACGACCTCAGACTGCCCAACCAGCTCCACACAAGTCTTATGACAGCGGTCAGCAG TCAACAGTTTACTCTCCAGTCAAGTCAACCAGAGTGGTTCCACCTAGTCCCCAGAAGACAGAGTTTCCTCAGCCCAAACTGGCTCAAGCAGATCCCTCTCCTGTTTCCAGCCCACTAAAGCTGTATCACTCCACTCAGCCCTCCAGTCCACTTAAATCTTTGACAGCATCTCCCTCCAGTCCCCACAGAGGTTACGTCTCTCAAAGCCCCCTGAAGAACCAGGGCCCATCTAAATTGAATTCTGGTGCAGCTCTTAATTCAAGCCCTACAAAACCAATTTTGACACCTAAACCCTCTTCTACTGCTGCTGCTGAGAGGTTTACCAAGGACACGACACCCTTACAGCACAGAGGCCCAGCTGGAACTACTG TAGGTGTCAAATCATTTTTGGAGCGTTTTGGAGAAAGGTGCCAGGAGCGCAACCAGAATTCTCCCTCCGCATTAGGAGGTCAAGGACACACACCTGGGGCTACTCCCTCTGCCACCCCCAAGTCCAGGCTGCTCCAGGAGAGGCTGGGGTGCACCCAGGTCACCTCCACTACAGCTGTCCTCACTCAGAAGCAGAAAATG gaGCGAGAGGCAGAACTGGCTCAAATTCGTAATCGATTTCAAAAAGGCAACATGTTGAGGAGCAAAGAGGATCTCAGTGAGGTCAAGAATGACACTGAAAACAAG GAAATTGGACTGTCTGTACAGAGTCAGACTTCTGTGCCAGTGCCTGAAGTACTCAACAGTCCTTCTAAACCTAGTGAAAAag gtaaggAATGTGTTTTTCCAAGCCCTGTAAAGGAAGTGGAATTTACAGAAAAGATGCCTATGGTGAAAGAGCAAGAGGAAGTGAAAg AAATAGATGAAGAGGGTGAGATTGAGATGAACGTGGATGGCTCGGTTAACTCTGAGGTGATAAATGAGCTGTTTGATGGAGTCCTGGATGAAAGCGAGGAGCAAAGTGATGAGGAGGATGCAGATGAAGATCCTCTGAATATCTCCTCCATGTCTCTCCTTGCTCCACTCGCAGAGACTGTTGCAGCTGTGGTCAAGAGCCCAGAAAGGAAGCCTATG ACATCGACTCCTGCCAGCTCATTTATTGAGAAGAATTCCACCCCTGAGAGTGTATCTAGACCCAGTAAGTTCCAAAGGACACGCATGTTACAAGCTGGATCATCTGATGGCATCGATGTCGCAGATGAGCAGCAAAACCAGAACCTTCTCTACAG CATTGATGCCTACAGATCCACAAGGATTAAGACTGAGTCAGAGAAACCTCATGTTAAACAGGTGATAGTGAGGAAAGAGGATGTGTCTCAGAGAATGGAGACCAGTGGGAGCTCCAGTCACATCAACATCAAGCAGAAAATTAAG ATGCTGACCAATGAGATGAACCTGCAGCAGACAGTGATCCATCAGGCTAGTCAGGCTCTCAACTGCTGCACAGATGAAGAACATGGAAAAGGATCTCAAGTGGAGGCTGAGGCTGAGAGACTGCTGCTAATTGCCA CTGAAAGGAGGGCCGCTCTGAAGGCTGAATTGGACCGGCTAAAAGCAGAGGGTCCAACAGCCCAAAAGAAAAGCCCAAGCAGTGCCCAGGTGGAAATGGGTATACCTGCTTCTAAAGGGTCCATCTCACTGCTGGAGCTGCGACTCCCTCTGAAGGCTGACTTTATCTGTTCTTCTGCCAACAAGCCTG AATGTGGAAACCATTACTTCTTTGTGATGATCCGTGCTGGAGCTGAAAACACAGTGGCGACTCCTCTGGCAAGCACACGCACTGGTCTAAGTGGCGATGCTTTGACCTTCTCCACCAGATTCACTTT GTCTGATGTCTCTAATGACTTTGAGATTGATATTGAGGTCTACTGTTTT GTTCAGAAAAGGGAGCTGAACCCTGACAAGAAGAAAAAGCTCAAGTCAAAG GCTATCACACCAAAAAGGTTCCTTGCTATCTCT AGCAACCTCCAAACACCTG TTGTGGCTAGCCCTGGTGGTCCAAACGCAGTGCGCACCAGTAGCTTTGTACTTGTCGGATCACACAAGCTAACTCTTGCCTCTATTGGGAAAAACAAATTCCCGTTGGAGAAG ATCAGATATGAAGGGGTTGAAAGAGAGCTGCTCAGTGACATGTTTCACAAAAAG GTACCTTTCCTTTGTCCTTTGGAGGGGCACGTTTATCTGAAAATGCAGTGTGAGGTTGGCTCACGGATAGAGGAAAGAGGCTTCCTG ACTATGTTTGAGGATGTCAGTGGGTTTGGAGCGTGGCACAGGAGGTGGTGTGTCCTTTCAGGATACTGCATCTCTTTTTGGACCTACCCTGATGATGAAAAACGGAAG AATCCAATTGGTCGCATTAACCTTGCCAATTGTACGAGTCGTAAAGTGGAGCCGGCAAACAGAGAGTTCTGTGCCCGGCCCAATACCTTTGAGCTAATCACTGTGAGACCACAAAGGGAGGATGACAGAGAGACCCTGGTCAGCCAGTGCAAGGACACACTGTGTGTTACAAA GAACTGGCTGAGTGCCGACACTAAGGATGAGAGGAATCTGTGGATGCAGAAGCTCAACCAGATCTTGATAGACCTGCGCACATGGCAGCCAGATTCATGTTACAAACCCATGTAA
- the anln gene encoding anillin isoform X3: protein MDPFTEKLLERTRARRENLQRKMAERPTAANRPMAKRTREPLIDTNSVISEPTIEKALPSSKPSPSKRRCSDENTLLSGEENKQPMAPQMTASEPMTDKKPPLVPSSVRPMPVEQRSARCTPEPEVLPTRPPPDTEKMMRPPQSPAKSTDSLMKHAALDGAKEAQKDAPTPGLNMRSRLLRLAEQRHYWDSEGTSETVPENVVLSPLKSHKVDLPPASTTNSEFPVGRKGRLANLAATIGSWEDDLGHPPTRRDNAQAQPGMAFVRPPVSTVTSNSTKPSPAVERPQTAQPAPHKSYDSGQQSTVYSPVKSTRVVPPSPQKTEFPQPKLAQADPSPVSSPLKLYHSTQPSSPLKSLTASPSSPHRGYVSQSPLKNQGPSKLNSGAALNSSPTKPILTPKPSSTAAAERFTKDTTPLQHRGPAGTTVGVKSFLERFGERCQERNQNSPSALGGQGHTPGATPSATPKSRLLQERLGCTQVTSTTAVLTQKQKMEREAELAQIRNRFQKGNMLRSKEDLSEVKNDTENKEIGLSVQSQTSVPVPEVLNSPSKPSEKGKECVFPSPVKEVEFTEKMPMVKEQEEVKEIDEEGEIEMNVDGSVNSEVINELFDGVLDESEEQSDEEDADEDPLNISSMSLLAPLAETVAAVVKSPERKPMTSTPASSFIEKNSTPESVSRPSKFQRTRMLQAGSSDGIDVADEQQNQNLLYSIDAYRSTRIKTESEKPHVKQVIVRKEDVSQRMETSGSSSHINIKQKIKMLTNEMNLQQTVIHQASQALNCCTDEEHGKGSQVEAEAERLLLIATERRAALKAELDRLKAEGPTAQKKSPSSAQVEMGIPASKGSISLLELRLPLKADFICSSANKPECGNHYFFVMIRAGAENTVATPLASTRTGLSGDALTFSTRFTLSDVSNDFEIDIEVYCFVQKRELNPDKKKKLKSKSSSQRVQILLRHFHDMDGCLLAITPKRFLAISSNLQTPVVASPGGPNAVRTSSFVLVGSHKLTLASIGKNKFPLEKIRYEGVERELLSDMFHKKVPFLCPLEGHVYLKMQCEVGSRIEERGFLTMFEDVSGFGAWHRRWCVLSGYCISFWTYPDDEKRKNPIGRINLANCTSRKVEPANREFCARPNTFELITVRPQREDDRETLVSQCKDTLCVTKNWLSADTKDERNLWMQKLNQILIDLRTWQPDSCYKPM from the exons GAGCCTATGACGGACAAGAAGCCACCCCTGGTTCCAAGCAGTGTTCGTCCCATGCCTGTGGAGCAAAGGTCTGCTCGTTGTACTCCAGAACCAGAAGTGCTGCCCACTCGACCTCCTCCAGACACTGAAAAGATGATGCGCCCTCCTCAATCTCCAGCAAAAAGCACAGATAGTTTAATGAAGCACGCTGCTTTAGATGGAGCCAAAGAGGCACAGAAAGATGCACCAACCCCAGGCCTCAACATGAGATCTCGACTACTAAGACTGGCTGAGCAAAGGCATTACTGGGACTCTGAGG GGACCTCAGAAACAGTCCCAGAGAACGTAGTTTTGTCTCCTCTGAAGTCGCACAAAGTGGATCTCCCTCCTGCTTCAACAACAAACTCTGAGTTCCCCGTTGGAAGAAAGGGTAGACTGGCAAACCTTGCTGCCACAATCGGTTCCTGGGAAGATGACCTTGGACACCCGCCCACTCGCCGGGACAATGCACAAGCACAGCCTGGCATGGCCTTTGTGCGCCCTCCTGTCAGTACAGTGACGAGTAACAGTACCAAGCCAAGTCCTGCTGTGGAACGACCTCAGACTGCCCAACCAGCTCCACACAAGTCTTATGACAGCGGTCAGCAG TCAACAGTTTACTCTCCAGTCAAGTCAACCAGAGTGGTTCCACCTAGTCCCCAGAAGACAGAGTTTCCTCAGCCCAAACTGGCTCAAGCAGATCCCTCTCCTGTTTCCAGCCCACTAAAGCTGTATCACTCCACTCAGCCCTCCAGTCCACTTAAATCTTTGACAGCATCTCCCTCCAGTCCCCACAGAGGTTACGTCTCTCAAAGCCCCCTGAAGAACCAGGGCCCATCTAAATTGAATTCTGGTGCAGCTCTTAATTCAAGCCCTACAAAACCAATTTTGACACCTAAACCCTCTTCTACTGCTGCTGCTGAGAGGTTTACCAAGGACACGACACCCTTACAGCACAGAGGCCCAGCTGGAACTACTG TAGGTGTCAAATCATTTTTGGAGCGTTTTGGAGAAAGGTGCCAGGAGCGCAACCAGAATTCTCCCTCCGCATTAGGAGGTCAAGGACACACACCTGGGGCTACTCCCTCTGCCACCCCCAAGTCCAGGCTGCTCCAGGAGAGGCTGGGGTGCACCCAGGTCACCTCCACTACAGCTGTCCTCACTCAGAAGCAGAAAATG gaGCGAGAGGCAGAACTGGCTCAAATTCGTAATCGATTTCAAAAAGGCAACATGTTGAGGAGCAAAGAGGATCTCAGTGAGGTCAAGAATGACACTGAAAACAAG GAAATTGGACTGTCTGTACAGAGTCAGACTTCTGTGCCAGTGCCTGAAGTACTCAACAGTCCTTCTAAACCTAGTGAAAAag gtaaggAATGTGTTTTTCCAAGCCCTGTAAAGGAAGTGGAATTTACAGAAAAGATGCCTATGGTGAAAGAGCAAGAGGAAGTGAAAg AAATAGATGAAGAGGGTGAGATTGAGATGAACGTGGATGGCTCGGTTAACTCTGAGGTGATAAATGAGCTGTTTGATGGAGTCCTGGATGAAAGCGAGGAGCAAAGTGATGAGGAGGATGCAGATGAAGATCCTCTGAATATCTCCTCCATGTCTCTCCTTGCTCCACTCGCAGAGACTGTTGCAGCTGTGGTCAAGAGCCCAGAAAGGAAGCCTATG ACATCGACTCCTGCCAGCTCATTTATTGAGAAGAATTCCACCCCTGAGAGTGTATCTAGACCCAGTAAGTTCCAAAGGACACGCATGTTACAAGCTGGATCATCTGATGGCATCGATGTCGCAGATGAGCAGCAAAACCAGAACCTTCTCTACAG CATTGATGCCTACAGATCCACAAGGATTAAGACTGAGTCAGAGAAACCTCATGTTAAACAGGTGATAGTGAGGAAAGAGGATGTGTCTCAGAGAATGGAGACCAGTGGGAGCTCCAGTCACATCAACATCAAGCAGAAAATTAAG ATGCTGACCAATGAGATGAACCTGCAGCAGACAGTGATCCATCAGGCTAGTCAGGCTCTCAACTGCTGCACAGATGAAGAACATGGAAAAGGATCTCAAGTGGAGGCTGAGGCTGAGAGACTGCTGCTAATTGCCA CTGAAAGGAGGGCCGCTCTGAAGGCTGAATTGGACCGGCTAAAAGCAGAGGGTCCAACAGCCCAAAAGAAAAGCCCAAGCAGTGCCCAGGTGGAAATGGGTATACCTGCTTCTAAAGGGTCCATCTCACTGCTGGAGCTGCGACTCCCTCTGAAGGCTGACTTTATCTGTTCTTCTGCCAACAAGCCTG AATGTGGAAACCATTACTTCTTTGTGATGATCCGTGCTGGAGCTGAAAACACAGTGGCGACTCCTCTGGCAAGCACACGCACTGGTCTAAGTGGCGATGCTTTGACCTTCTCCACCAGATTCACTTT GTCTGATGTCTCTAATGACTTTGAGATTGATATTGAGGTCTACTGTTTT GTTCAGAAAAGGGAGCTGAACCCTGACAAGAAGAAAAAGCTCAAGTCAAAG AGCAGCAGTCAGCGTGTCCAGATTCTCCTGAGGCATTTCCATGACATGGATGGATGCTTGTTG GCTATCACACCAAAAAGGTTCCTTGCTATCTCT AGCAACCTCCAAACACCTG TTGTGGCTAGCCCTGGTGGTCCAAACGCAGTGCGCACCAGTAGCTTTGTACTTGTCGGATCACACAAGCTAACTCTTGCCTCTATTGGGAAAAACAAATTCCCGTTGGAGAAG ATCAGATATGAAGGGGTTGAAAGAGAGCTGCTCAGTGACATGTTTCACAAAAAG GTACCTTTCCTTTGTCCTTTGGAGGGGCACGTTTATCTGAAAATGCAGTGTGAGGTTGGCTCACGGATAGAGGAAAGAGGCTTCCTG ACTATGTTTGAGGATGTCAGTGGGTTTGGAGCGTGGCACAGGAGGTGGTGTGTCCTTTCAGGATACTGCATCTCTTTTTGGACCTACCCTGATGATGAAAAACGGAAG AATCCAATTGGTCGCATTAACCTTGCCAATTGTACGAGTCGTAAAGTGGAGCCGGCAAACAGAGAGTTCTGTGCCCGGCCCAATACCTTTGAGCTAATCACTGTGAGACCACAAAGGGAGGATGACAGAGAGACCCTGGTCAGCCAGTGCAAGGACACACTGTGTGTTACAAA GAACTGGCTGAGTGCCGACACTAAGGATGAGAGGAATCTGTGGATGCAGAAGCTCAACCAGATCTTGATAGACCTGCGCACATGGCAGCCAGATTCATGTTACAAACCCATGTAA